Proteins encoded within one genomic window of Trichoderma asperellum chromosome 2, complete sequence:
- a CDS encoding uncharacterized protein (EggNog:ENOG41) produces the protein MGSSKLTPSPSPAKVDGKKSRAKHACRECNIRRVRCDVTEKQPCSNCLAAGANCEILPSRRGRYPRRSRRLLQHIHPPGEAVGSLKAYPTPFDVPPHRDVRPDASNPRDHAPQESQDSQDQEVEESSPSPVPGTRFYGESNFLTLVPSDEEDFSSRSHTSRGNNANSQKQRFTFPMPATPQSTSQTTEGRTDISAGTMRYLRNEGALTLPDLRSCLPALEAYFTWFHPSWPLLDRAQIARRLANATSFSSVDMSRMLLQAMLFIGATYCDAATIRAMGFEDRYQAKTTFYTRTRMLFHTDWEKDETVLIQSLFLMSFWRGTPTDVRDVRYWLGIAITLAESYGFHRSSRSMSKDSHTARMRRRIWWSIYVRERQAAASLGLPSRIRDEDCDIEPLSPSDWETDNSGPDSPFGSCLPEHVTYAIKMVEIAKLLGKIIDVHFVPGNASLSVTSSNTLRDLNNSLEAWRTSLPEHIKYSPEEGSDSVWTCLLHLAYNHLKILIHRNSFLRLESTTPGSQIVLKAACRISRIAEDMCTQGTLRYGQMHLITSIFSALCIHTITIRRGTGLTRRLAEHRAETCLLCLKEVQKYWRINNNTLDLFLQYLDRSIAARLHGMQPDAPVPPLPSATSRDATDLKSSTAIDTPAADANLRSSPHAEYDSAAAYDITIPNLGPGHYLAVEEFQEQYFNLISQGDDGLSDLQLFLQGEDFSQAGNGSNLMERPL, from the exons ATGGGCTCCTCTAAACTCACtccatcaccatctccagccaaAGTAGACGGCAAAAAGTCGCGGGCCAAGCACGCATGTCGCGAATGCAACATCCGCCGAGTGCGCTGCGATGTGACGGAAAAGCAGCCGTGCTCGAATTGTCTGGCCGCCGGGGCGAACTGCGAAATCCTGCCATCGCGCAGAGGAAG ATACCCTCGGAGGTCTCGCCGGCTATTACAGCACATCCATCCGCCAGGTGAAGCTGTCGGCTCTCTCAAGGCGTATCCAACTCCTTTTGATGTACCGCCTCATAGAGATGTGCGGCCAGACGCTTCGAATCCGCGAGACCATGCGCCCCAGGAATCTCAGGACTCTCAGGACCAAGAAGTTGAGGAATCTTCACCGAGTCCAGTGCCGGGTACTCGTTTCTACGGCGAGTCAAACTTTCTCACTCTGGTTCCTAGCGACGAGGAGGACTTTTCAAGTCGATCTCACACCTCAAGAGGCAACAACGCCAATAGCCAAAAGCAGCGGTTCACATTCCCCATGCCGGCCACGCCACAGTCTACTTCTCAGACCACAGAGGGCCGTACTGATATCAGCGCCGGAACAATGCGTTATCTGCGCAACGAGGGTGCCCTAACTCTCCCGGATCTTCGTAGCTGTTTACCAGCTTTGGAGGCGTACTTTACTTGGTTCCATCCGAGTTGGCCCCTCTTGGACAGGGCGCAGATAGCACGACGACTGGCAAATGCCACCTCGTTCTCTTCAGTCGACATGTCCCGGATGTTGCTGCAGGCAATGCTCTTCATCGGAGCGACATACTGCGACGCAGCAACAATTCGGGCCATGGGATTCGAGGACAGATATCAGGCAAAGACTACATTTTACACGAGAACCAGGATGCTCTTTCACACCGATTGGGAGAAGGACGAAACAGTGCTGATTCAGTCGCTATTCTTGATGAGCTTCTGGAGAGGAACACCGACGGATGTGAGAGATGTGCGGTACTGGCTTGGAATTGCGATTACGCTTGCTGAGTCGTACGGGTTCCATCGCTC ATCCCGTTCCATGTCAAAAGATTCACACACAGCTCGAATGAGACGAAGGATATGGTGGTCAATCTACGTAAGGGAGCGGCAAGCGGCTGCGTCTTTGGGACTTCCCAGCAGAATCAGAGACGAAGACTGTGATATTGAGCCGCTCAGCCCATCGGATTGGGAAACGGATAACAGTGGCCCCGACTCTCCCTTTGGCTCGTGTCTACCGGAGCACGTTACGTACGCGATCAAGATGGTGGAGATTGCCAAGCTAC tgGGTAAAATCATCGATGTTCACTTTGTTCCTGGTAACGCTTCACTCTCTGTGACTTCTTCAAATACTCTCCGAGATCTCAACAATTCTCTCGAAGCCTGGAGGACAAGCCTTCCGGAACACATCAAATACTCCCCAGAAGAAGGCTCAGATTCTGTATGGACATGTCTCCTTCACCTCgcatataa CCATCTCAAGATCTTGATTCATAGGAATAGCTTCCTGCGCCTTGAATCCACCACCCCTGGCTCACAAATTGTCCTCAAAGCAGCTTGCCGTATCAGCCGCATCGCCGAAGACATGTGTACTCAAGGAACACTCCGTTATGGGCAAATGCATCT CATCACAAGCATATTTTCCGCTCTTTGTATCCACACCATTACAATCCGCCGAGGCACAGGCCTTACAAGGCGTCTTGCCGAACATCGCGCTGAGACTTGCCTTCTTTGCTTGAAAGAGGTCCAAAAGTACTGGCGAATCAACAATAACACACTCGATCTCTTTTTACAGTACCTCGACCGCTCCATCGCCGCTAGACTGCATGGGATGCAGCCTGATGCTCCAGTCCCCCCTTTACCAAGTGCTACTAGTAGAGATGCAACCGACCTAAAATCCAGCACAGCGATAGACACACCAGCTGCAGACGCGAATCTGCGCTCAAGCCCCCACGCTGAATACgactctgcagcagcttatGATATTACCATACCAAATCTCGGACCAGGGCATTACTTGGCGGTGGAGGAATTCCAGGAACAGTACTTTAATCTCATTAGTCAGGGAGATGATGGGTTAAGCGATTTGCAGCTGTTTTTACAGGGGGAAGATTTCTCTCAAGCAGGGAATGGGTCGAATTTAATGGAAAGACCATTGTGA
- a CDS encoding uncharacterized protein (EggNog:ENOG41~TransMembrane:12 (i60-82o102-118i130-153o159-177i189-211o217-238i311-335o347-369i376-398o410-432i444-464o476-495i)), translated as MSDDGHDEKAGIEGHVDFAPITPDVQDINVFIDEMEAQLEAAGGLETSMFNIKFRDPRHFTWLLVAFASMGGLLSGLDQSLISGANLFLPKDLGLDSRQNSLVNSGMPLGAVGGALLLSPANEYCGRKWAIIISILLYTVGAALEAGAISFGMIVAGRVILGLGVGLEGGTVPVYVAETVERRIRGNLVSLYQFNIALGEVLGYAIAAIFLKVPGNWRFILGSSLLFSTIMFAGMLFLPESPRWYMHKGRILDSYKVWKRIRGTESPESREEFYIMANSVKQEDVVVNEGAKNSRFPWMDFFTVPRARRALVYANIMILLGQLTGVNAIMYYMSVLMNQIGFDDEKATYMSLVGGGSLLIGTIPAIFLMETCGRRFWAITMLPGFFVGLVLIGIAYHIPIDTHLQAAEGLYLSGLIIYMMFFGSYACLTWVVPSEVYPTYLRSYGMTTSDALLFLASFVVTYNFTAMEDAMTRTGLTLGFYGGIAFIGEIYQIFFMPETKDKTLEEIDAVFSRPTREIVSENWAGVKETVGDLCSLRFRKVFQGQMQRRKSIHDTPVA; from the exons ATGTCGGACGACGGTCACGACGAGAAGGCAGGGATCGAGGGACATGTGGACTTTGCGCCCATCACCCCAGACGTCCAAGACATCAATGTCTTTATTGACGAGATGGAGGCCCAGCTCGAGGCCGCTGGAGGTCTCGAGACAAGCATGTTCAACATCAAGTTCCGCGACCCGCGGCACTTTACGTGGCTGCTCGTCGCGTTTGCCAGTATGGGTGGTCTTCTCTCTGGCCTGGACCAGAGCTTGATTTCTGGTGCCAACCTCTTCTTGCCCAAAGACTTGGGCCTGGACTCGAGGCAGAACAGTTTGGTGAACTCGGGCATGCCGCTGGGCGCGGTGGGAGGCGCGCTGTTGCTGTCACCTGCCAACGAGTACTGTGGACGTAAATGGGCCATTATCATTTCTATTCTCCTCTACACTGTTGGTGCCGCGCTGGAAGCTGGTGCTATTAGTTTTG GCATGATTGTTGCCGGTCGTGTTATTCTGGGACTTGGTGTCGGTCTCGAGGGTGGCACAGTCCCTGTTTATGTCGCCGAGACGGTCGAACGTCGCATTCGAGGCAATCTCGTGTCATTGTATCAGTTCAACATTGCCCTTGGTGAAGTCCTTGGCTATGCTATTGCCGCCATCTTCCTCAAAGTTCCTGGCAACTGGCGCTTCATCTTGGGCTCATCGCTCCTATTCTCTACCATTATGTTCGCTGG tatgcTGTTCCTGCCAGAGAGTCCTCGTTGGTACATGCACAAGGGCCGAATCCTCGATTCCTACAAAGTCTGGAAGCGCATCCGCGGCACAGAATCTCCCGAGTCTCGCGAAGAATTCTACATCATGGCCAATTCCGTTAAGCAGGAGGACGTTGTTGTAAACGAAGGTGCCAAGAACTCACGCTTCCCTTGGATGGACTTTTTCAC TGTTCCTCGCGCCCGCCGAGCTCTTGTTTATGCAAACATCATGATTCTTCTCGGACAGTTGACTGGTGTAAATGCCATCATGTACTACATGTCTGTCCTGATGAACCAGATTGGCTTCGACGACGAGAAGGCTACATACATGTCTCTTGTTGGAGGTGGATCTCTGCTGATCGGAACCATTCCTGCTATTTTCCTCATGGAGACATGCGGCAGGCGATTCTGGGCCATTACAATGCTTCCCGGATTCTTCGTCGGTCTGGTTTTGATTGGAATCGCGTATCACATCCCTATCGATACCCATCTCCAAGCTGCAGAGGGTCTTTACCTCAGCGGTCTGATCATCTATATGATGTTCTTTGGCTCGTACGCCTGTCTGACATGGG TTGTCCCATCTGAAGTATACCCCACCTATCTCCGAAGTTACGGCATGACCACTTCCGAtgccctcctcttcctcgcctcCTTTGTTGTAACATACAACTTCACTGCCATGGAGGATGCCATGACTCGCACCGGACTTACACTGGGCTTCTACGGAGGCATCGCCTTCATCGGCGAGATTTACCAAATCTTCTTCATGCCCGAGACAAAGGACAAGACGCTCGAGGAGATTGACGCTGTCTTCTCTCGTCCCACGAGAGAAATTGTGAGTGAGAACTGGGCTGGCGTCAAGGAGACCGTAGGGGATCTTTGCAGCCTCCGTTTCCGCAAGGTGTTCCAGGGACAGATGCAGCGGAGGAAGAGTATCCATGACACACCGGTTGCTTAA